The following proteins are encoded in a genomic region of Hyla sarda isolate aHylSar1 chromosome 3, aHylSar1.hap1, whole genome shotgun sequence:
- the LOC130360940 gene encoding taste receptor type 2 member 16-like yields MVLYLDVLVPALIALIPGLVIHLFIIVINVTDWLKGRSVTPVDHIITSLGISRFFSQCAVTLRLLLTIFLNKLYANVALFVLQALYSFFSYSNVWLTSLLSIVFCLKISNLRTGLFLYLRRMIDQRTVHFIVGSVLLSSLNCLLPLLPTIIDVTKDGTHNTTMDILSIRCTFFDFLHSFYSHTIPAIIPMLFCSISSILLFTSLYRHVTKMKMSGNLSINLETYYSAMTFVSITFIYNVIYFTIHMVSVFMYYLYCEYVLWLDIVLGFLPILHSSYLIYRTVKLRSHMSKVLQNVIDIFFQKKVTETREDIEMITLGCN; encoded by the coding sequence ATGGTCCTATATCTGGATGTCCTGGTCCCGGCACTGATCGCTCTTATACCCGGACTGGTGATACACTTATTTATTATAGTCATCAATGTCACTGACTGGTTGAAGGGAAGATCGGTGACTCCTGTTGACCACATTATAACTTCTCTTGGGATTTCTCGATTCTTCTCTCAATGTGCTGTTACACTTCGTTTGCTTTTGACAATCTTTCTGAATAAACTATATGCAAATGTAGCTCTGTTTGTTTTACAAGCTCTTTATTCTTTCTTTTCTTATTCCAATGTTTGGTTAACAAGTCTTCTCTCCATTGTCTTCTGTCTGAAGATCTCCAACCTCCGCACCGGACTGTTCCTGTATCTGAGGAGGATGATAGATCAGAGGACTGTGCATTTCATTGTAGGATCAGTTCTTCTTTCCAGTCTCAATTGTTTGTTGCCTTTGTTGCCGACCATCATTGATGTGACCAAAGATGGAACACACAATACAACCATGGACATTCTAtccataagatgcactttttttgattttttacacagtttttacaGCCATACTATACCAGCCATCATCCCGATGCTTTTCTGTTCcatctcctccatcctcctcttcaCCTCGTTGTATCGTCACGTAACAAAGATGAAGATGAGCGGGAACTTATCCATCAATCTGGAGACATATTACTCAGCCATGACATTTGTATCCATCACTTTTATATACAATGTTATATACTTTACTATTCATATGGTTAGTGTCTTTATGTACTATTTATACTGTGAGTATGTTCTATGGCTTGACATTGTCTTGGGATTTCTACCCATTCTACATTCCTCCTACCTGATCTACAGAACGGTCAAACTGAGGAGTCACATGTCCAAGGTTCTTCAGAATGTCATTGATATCTTCTTCCAAAAGAAAGTGACAGAAACTAGAGAGGACATTGAAATGATAACTCTAGGATGTAACTAA